The Zingiber officinale cultivar Zhangliang chromosome 9A, Zo_v1.1, whole genome shotgun sequence genome window below encodes:
- the LOC122021496 gene encoding protein ALTERED PHOSPHATE STARVATION RESPONSE 1-like: MGTSASKPSKNGVLLLCKYRIEHTKQVIDSRYALSAAHLSYIQSLRSFGAALRQFAEADLLVESALSTSEVDKSPSHSSYASPSPSRFVECVGSPLSASPLTPTAANVSYMRATGASSINVTLDHQSANHFVGEDSLTFPLPPPPPPPPLDVNSSWDFFDPRGVAGKVSMPTTECHQTSKVSRMVGLIQIKEAEVAPFKEESLDIHKEKMTNHEPQSTDSVWEKSHKDRETELAKEICPEREDFSEFITHRAKDFVSSMRDIENRFLRAAEDGDEVSRMLETKRIKLGISTETIGKHHAYSVLVILSQVCCTGETSQKYKDSNQNAVKIITWNRSISSLSSSSKSPLATATNDDAGDVCSDFVDEFSMISGSHSSTLERLYAWERKLYDEIKASEHIRRTYDQKCNLLRHQIARDSSAAVIDKTRAVVKDLHSRLRVAIHSVDSISKRIEKMRDEELLPQLMELVQGLTKMWKAMLECHHTQFIKISLAYHAKTLAAATQSEVYKQALIHLERELEYFGSRFLNWDDAHKSYLKALNGWLQKCILQPQERRKGRKKPLFPPRQAISPPIFVVCSDWLSGLNSLRAEELLDSIKGTVLVIHNALEHQVDYKELGKVPDEPEKNGVPESKEDGNCEKHLNLDDLQASLTRVFDRLTKFSEGALKVYEDVKQSNEIASVAYSNTGMRYLL; the protein is encoded by the exons ATGGGAACTTCTGCATCGAAACCATCTAAAAATGGCGTTTTGCTTCTCTGCAAATATCGCATAGAGCATACCAAGCAGGTCATTGATTCGAGGTATGCTCTATCGGCAGCCCACCTCTCTTACATCCAATCTCTTCGCAGCTTTGGGGCTGCCCTCAGGCAGTTTGCAGAGGCCGACCTTTTGGTAGAATCAGCACTTTCTACTTCTGAAGTCGACAAATCTCCATCACACTCTTCTTATGCATCGCCATCACCTTCTCGGTTTGTCGAGTGTGTTGGTTCGCCATTAAGTGCAAGTCCATTGACACCTACAGCTGCCAATGTGAGCTATATGAGGGCAACAGGGGCCTCCTCTATAAATGTGACACTTGATCATCAATCAGCAAACCATTTTGTCGGCGAGGATTCTCTTACTTTCCCCCTTCCGCCGCCACCGCCGCCACCTCCTCTTGATGTCAATTCATCATGGGACTTCTTTGATCCCCGCGGAGTCGCTGGCAAAGTCAGCATGCCAACTACAGAATGCCATCAGACTTCAAAAGTTAGTAGGATGGTAGGTTTGATACAGATAAAGGAAGCAGAAGTTGCTCCATTCAAAGAAGAGTCACTTGATATCCACAAGGAGAAGATGACCAATCATGAACCCCAGTCCACTGATTCGGTATGGGAAAAGAGTCATAAGGACAGAGAAACAGAGCTGGCGAAGGAAATATGTCCTGAAAGGGAAGATTTTTCTGAGTTCATTACGCATCGAGCTAAAGATTTTGTGTCCAGTATGAGGGACATTGAGAACCGATTTCTTCGTGCTGCTGAAGATGGCGATGAGGTTTCAAGGATGCTTGAGACAAAGAGGATCAAGCTTGGCATCTCTACTGAGACAATAG GCAAACATCATGCTTACTCAGTTCTGGTGATATTAAGTCAGGTTTGTTGTACAGGAGAAACTTCTCAGAAGTATAAAG ATTCTAACCAGAATGCTGTGAAAATCATCACTTGGAACCGTTCCATCTCCTCTCTCTCGTCATCATCCAAAAGTCCTCTTGCAACAGCTACAAATGATGATGCCGGAGACGTTTGTAGTGATTTTGTTGATGAGTTTTCTATGATATCGGGAAGCCATTCATCCACACTCGAAAGGCTATATGCATGGGAACGGAAACTATATGATGAAATCAAG GCTAGTGAGCATATCAGGAGGACATATGATCAGAAGTGCAACTTACTCAGGCATCAAATTGCTAGAGATTCAAGTGCAGCAGTAATCGACAAAACCAGAGCTGTTGTCAAGGATCTGCACTCTCGATTGAGGGTGGCCATTCATTCAGTTGATTCAATTTCAAAAAGAATCGAGAAGATGCGAGATGAAGAACTACTTCCGCAACTGATGGAGCTCGTACAAGG GTTGACAAAGATGTGGAAAGCAATGCTCGAATGCCATCACACACAATTCATCAAAATATCATTGGCTTACCATGCGAAGACCTTGGCGGCCGCAACACAAAGTGAAGTTTACAAACAGGCTTTGATTCACCTAGAACGCGAACTTGAATACTTTGGCTCCCGCTTTCTGAACTGGGATGATGCTCATAAGTCCTACCTGAAAGCACTCAATGGCTGGCTTCAAAAATGCATTTTGCAACCACAGGAACGCAGAAAAGGAAGGAAGAAGCCTCTCTTTCCACCTCGTCAAGCCATTTCTCCGCCGATATTTGTAGTTTGCAGTGACTGGCTTTCAGGGCTCAACTCACTTCGCGCTGAAGAACTCCTTGATTCTATCAAGGGCACTGTGTTGGTTATTCACAATGCATTAGAGCATCAAGTAGACTACAAGGAGCTAGGCAAAGTGCCTGATGAACCGGAAAAAAATGGAGTACCCGAGAGCAAGGAAGATGGAAATTGTGAGAAACATTTAAACTTGGATGATCTGCAAGCAAGCTTGACGAGGGTGTTTGATAGGCTGACAAAATTCTCAGAGGGTGCCCTGAAAGTTTACGAAGATGTTAAGCAGAGCAACGAGATTGCGAGTGTTGCTTATTCAAACACAGGGATGAGGTACCTGCTTTAG
- the LOC122020421 gene encoding ubiquitin carboxyl-terminal hydrolase 4-like, whose translation MVMGATGSKLEKALGEQFPEGERYFGLENFGNTCYCNSVLQALYFCVPFREQLLEYYENKKSLVEADENLLTCLADLFSQICSQKKKTGVVSPRRFVQRVKKENELFRSYMHQDAHEFLNFLLNELVDILEKECNNAKSSPDGSLTLAQVANDTNNTLANGVKKEPFVTWVHKSFQGILTNETRCLRCETVTARDETFFDLSLDIEQNSSITSCLKNFSSTETLNAEDKFFCDKCCSLQEAQKRMKIKKPPNILVMHLKRFKYVEQLGRNKKLSYRVVFPLELKLNNTIEDSDIEYSLFSVVVHVGSGPNHGHYVSLVKSHNHWLFFDDENVEMIDESAVQTFFGSAQEYSSNTDHGYILFYESLTSRS comes from the exons ATGGTGATGGGCGCGACGGGGTCGAAGCTGGAGAAGGCCCTCGGCGAGCAGTTCCCCGAAGGAGAGCGCTACTTTGGGCTGGAGAACTTCGGCAACACCTGCTACTGCAACAGCGTCTTGCAG GCACTTTATTTCTGTGTCCCATTCCGTGAGCAATTGCTGGAGTATTATGAGAACAAAAAGAGCCTGGTAGAGGCAGATGAAAATCTTCTGACATGTCTGGCAGATCTGTTTTCCCAG ATCTGCTCTCAAAAGAAGAAAACTGGTGTTGTCTCTCCTAGGCGTTTTGTACAAAGAGTAAAGAAAGAAAACGAGCTCTTCCGCAGCTATATGCATCAG GATGCTCATGAGTTTCTGAACTTTTTGCTAAATGAGCTTGTTGATATTCTGGAGAAAGAGTGTAATAATGCAAAGTCTTCCCCGGATGGCTCATTGACGTTAGCTCAAGTTGCAAATGATACAAACAATACTCTAGCCAATGGTGTAAAGAAAGAACCCTTTGTTACATGGGTTCACAAAAGTTTTCAG GGCATTTTAACGAATGAAACGAGATGCCTACGATGTGAAACTGTTACTGCAAGAGATGAGACATTTTTTGACCTAAGCCTTGACATCGAGCAAAACAGTTCCATAACAAGTTGTCTCAAGAATTTTAGCTCAACAGAGACTTTAAATGCAGAGGATAAGTTCTTCTGTGATAAATGCTGCAG TTTGCAGGAGGCTCAAAAGAGGATGAAGATCAAGAAGCCCCCAAACATCCTAGTAATGCATCTCAAGCGCTTCAAGTACGTTGAGCAGCTCGGCCGTAACAAGAAGCTTTCCTACCGGGTTGTCTTCCCTTTGGAGTTGAAGCTCAACAACACCATAGAAGATTCCGACATCGAGTATTCACTCTTTTCCGTTGTGGTTCACGTAGGAAGTGGTCCCAACCACGGTCACTACGTCAGTCTCGTTAAGAGCCACAACCACTGGCTGTTCTTTGATGACGAAAACGTGGAGATGATTGATGAATCCGCTGTGCAAACCTTCTTCGGGTCCGCGCAGGAGTACTCCAGCAACACCGATCACGGGTATATCCTGTTCTACGAGAGTCTCACTAGCAGGAGTTGA